Proteins encoded within one genomic window of Anopheles gambiae chromosome 3, idAnoGambNW_F1_1, whole genome shotgun sequence:
- the LOC1278078 gene encoding rho guanine nucleotide exchange factor 7 isoform X3, whose amino-acid sequence MDSSIITVQAQYSFKGSNNDELCFKKGDIITLTQREEGGWWEGTLGDKTGWFPSNYVKEYVGPLPLSETIRPPEEIQAFRSVVFRDLLESEKAHVAELRGLSENFLEPLEGSQILSSNEYTQLMCNFLEVVEMHEEFLQTLEDCNDRVGKVFLSNAPTMKKIHQFYCAAHPRAIVIVDKFRDELNVFMEKQGAAKPGLLVLTTGLSKPFRRLDKYAAILQELERHMESGHPDRGDTQRSIAVYKDIASSCSATRRQKELELQILTGPVRGWQGAELSTLGDIIHMGSVAVGPEHKDRYLVLFPQTLLILSVSQRMSAFKYEGKLPLTGITVNRLEDTDQLKNAFEISGTLIDRIVAVCQGPNEANRWVELLSPKSGAAEQGNTGAVDMKRNVSSSAVNIPQPPPHMSPPSATGNSHPSRSGTSSIVQHMSQHKRSQSFNHHLSYNQVQQQQQQQQQQLQQQQLKQHQQNPNLSASPNSLNLNRLEANQAALNQKGFSEKANWNITNLRPAPPLRPAFLSSVAVSGAGSAGGGTGGGRSATASITGSIGGAAASCVGGGSSGGGSTILNTSDSVHHSLSFSSSSKVSPTYEEDALVLRVIEAYCAAYQSTSRNTMHSALLPWTPCLPIRGGKLKTSKHFSSSNPQLPFTCSSLSSYLPSGGGIKNSRTHTSTNSINSSHIWREASPNSFNLYAASIATLSMPNGVQQPQSQQHLQQQQQKQQQHHQRARYSIGGYGSTEWRSHSEESGRNANGGPRSINTLKTGPQAATGYHNPIARSGSNYDNIFMNTNTNTPLLSRVSKQQTVWMNANQLPGGGSLNLATYQHQHHHHQSPPQHHHRHRHRTTSRELDAVIPDRDTSPPPPAPEGGGYIGGEYLPLGHPSTGTSGSLYDRRLNRSFETAQGLKRNSKISQLRRSTPQLNGDDGGEHEDAEARGSLLQEDNLRDDMSRNSVSCCNKLWMFYWQHHR is encoded by the exons ATGGACTCCTCGATAATTACTGTACAGGCACAGTATTCGTTCAAGGGTTCCAACAACGATGAGCTGTGTTTCAAAAAGGGCGATATCATAACGCTTACCCAGCGTGAAGAGGGTGGTTGGTGGGAGGGAACGTTGGGCGACAAGACAGGCTGGTTTCCTAGCAATTACGTGAAGGAATATGTCG GACCGTTGCCCTTATCCGAAACAATACGACCCCCCGAGGAAATACAGGCCTTTCGATCGGTGGTGTTTCGTGATTTGTTAGAAAGCGAGAAGGCACATGTTGCCGAGTTGCGCGGCCTATCCGAAAACTTCCTGGAACCGCTGGAAGGCAGCCAAAT ACTTTCTTCCAACGAATATACGCAATTAATGTGCAACTTTCTCGAAGTGGTGGAAATGCACGAAGAGTTCTTACAGACTCTGGAGGATTGCAATGATCGTGTTGGCAAGGTGTTTCTGTCGAATGCCCCAACGATGAAGAAAATACACCAATTCTACTGTGCAGCGCATCCCCGTGCCATAGTGATAGTGGATAAGTTTCG TGATGAGCTGAATGTGTTCATGGAAAAACAGGGTGCAGCTAAGCCAGGTCTGCTTGTGCTTACTACCGGTCTTTCGAAGCCGTTTCGACGTCTTGATAAGTACGCCGCCATACTGCAGGAACTCGAACGCCACATGGAAAGCGGACATCCGGACAGAGGCGATACTCAACGCAGTATCGCCGTGTACAAGGATATAGCTTCCTCTTGCTCGGCTACTCGACGGCAGAAGGAACTGGAGCTGCAGATACTAACCGGACCAGTGCGCGGATGGCAGGGTGCTGAGCTAAGCACGCTCGGTGACATCATCCACATGGGCAGTGTGGCTGTTGGGCCAGAGCATAAGGACCGCTACCTGGTGCTATTTCCCCAGACGTTGCTGATACTGAGCGTCAGCCAGCGAATGAGCGCTTTCAAGTACGAAGGAAAGCTTCCCTTGACGGGCATCACGGTGAACCGTTTGGAAGATACGGATCAGCTAAAAAATGCGTTTGAAATCAGTGGCACACTGATCGATCGCATCGTAGCAGTGTGTCAAGGACCGAATGAGGCCAATCGCTGGGTGGAATTGCTGAGCCCCAAGTCCGGAGCAGCTGAGCAGGGCAACACAGGAGCCGTGGACATGAAGCGCAACGTTAGCAGCTCGGCCGTTAATATTCCACAACCTCCACCGCAT ATGTCACCGCCGTCAGCAACCGGAAACAGCCATCCATCGCGCAGCGGCACGTCCAGCATCGTGCAGCACATGTCGCAACACAAACGCAGCCAGTCGTTCAATCACCATCTGAGCTACAATCaagtacagcagcagcagcagcagcagcaacagcagctccaacaacagcaactaaAGCAACATCAACAGAATCCAAATCTGTCAGCTTCCCCGAACTCCCTGAACCTAAATCGTCTCGAGGCAAACCAAGCGGCTCTAAATCAAAAAGGTTTTTCGGAAAAAG CTAATTGGAACATCACTAACCTAAGACCGGCACCTCCATTGCGTCCAGCGTTTCTAAGCTCGGTTGCCGTCAGTGGCGCGGGCAGTGCTGGAGGTGGAACAGGCGGTGGACGGAGTGCAACGGCAAGCATTACCGGAAGCATTGGGGGAGCGGCGGCCAGCTGTGTCGGCGGTGGCAGCAGTGGAGGAGGCAGCACCATTTTAAACACCTCCGATAGCGTGCATCACAGCTTGAGTTTCAGCTCGAGCTCGAAGGTGTCACCGACCTACGAGGAGGATGCACTAGTTCTGCGCGTCATCGAAGCGTACTGTGCCGCCTACCAGAGCACTTCGCGCAACACTATGCATTCAG CGCTGCTTCCCTGGACACCGTGTTTGCCAATCCGCGGTGGAAAGTTGAAAACCAGCAAACACTTTTCCTCGTCCAATCCGCAGCTACCCTTCACTTGCTCCTCGCTGTCGTCCTACCTCCCGAGCGGTGGCGGCATCAAGAACAGCCGGACACACACCTCCACAAACAGCATTAACTCGTCGCACATTTGGCGGGAAGCTAGCCCGAACAGTTTCAATCTGTACGCGGCCTCGATTGCGACACTCAGCATGCCGAACGGTGTGCAGCAGCCCCAGTCCCAGCAGCacctgcagcaacagcagcagaaacaacagcaacaccatcaACGAGCTCGATATTCGATCGGTGGCTACGGCAGTACCGAGTGGCGATCGCACTCGGAGGAATCGGGCCGCAATGCAAACGGTGGGCCGCGTTCTATTAACACGTTAAAGACAGGACCGCAGGCGGCCACAGGATACCATAATCCGATCGCTCGATCCGGCTCAAACTATGATAATATTTTCATGaacacaaacaccaacacaccactGCTATCGCGCGTTTCTAAGCAGCAGACCGTTTGGATGAATGCGAATCAGCTGCCGGGCGGTGGAAGTTTAAACCTCGCCAcgtatcaacaccaacaccaccaccaccaatcaCCACCACAGCACCATCATCGGCATCGGCACCGGACGACGAGCCGCGAGCTAGATGCGGTCATTCCCGACCGGGACACAAGTCCGCCACCGCCGGCACCGGAAGGTGGCGGTTATATCGGTGGGGAGTATCTGCCCTTAGGGCACCCGTCCACCGGTACCAGTGGGTCGCTGTACGATCGGCGCTTGAATCGGTCGTTCGAGACGGCGCAGGGATTGAAGCGAAACTCAAAAATATCGCAACTCCGCCGTTCGACCCCGCAGCTGAACGGCGACGATGGAGGAGAGCACGAGGACGCGGAGGCGCGAGGTTCGCTGCTGCAGGAAGACAACCTGCGCGACGATATGTCCCGCAACTCGGTGTCATGCTGCAACAAGCTGTGGATGTTCTACTGGCAGCACCATCGATAG
- the LOC1278078 gene encoding rho guanine nucleotide exchange factor 7 isoform X5 → MDSSIITVQAQYSFKGSNNDELCFKKGDIITLTQREEGGWWEGTLGDKTGWFPSNYVKEYVGPLPLSETIRPPEEIQAFRSVVFRDLLESEKAHVAELRGLSENFLEPLEGSQILSSNEYTQLMCNFLEVVEMHEEFLQTLEDCNDRVGKVFLSNAPTMKKIHQFYCAAHPRAIVIVDKFRDELNVFMEKQGAAKPGLLVLTTGLSKPFRRLDKYAAILQELERHMESGHPDRGDTQRSIAVYKDIASSCSATRRQKELELQILTGPVRGWQGAELSTLGDIIHMGSVAVGPEHKDRYLVLFPQTLLILSVSQRMSAFKYEGKLPLTGITVNRLEDTDQLKNAFEISGTLIDRIVAVCQGPNEANRWVELLSPKSGAAEQGNTGAVDMKRNVSSSAVNIPQPPPHMSPPSATGNSHPSRSGTSSIVQHMSQHKRSQSFNHHLSYNQVQQQQQQQQQQLQQQQLKQHQQNPNLSASPNSLNLNRLEANQAALNQKGFSEKANWNITNLRPAPPLRPAFLSSVAVSGAGSAGGGTGGGRSATASITGSIGGAAASCVGGGSSGGGSTILNTSDSVHHSLSFSSSSKVSPTYEEDALVLRVIEAYCAAYQSTSRNTMHSGVEYDEMTPTLRQLFISVRQLQQDMAQVKLQIAEERSQRGHLQQVLMGHLETYGAANTTC, encoded by the exons ATGGACTCCTCGATAATTACTGTACAGGCACAGTATTCGTTCAAGGGTTCCAACAACGATGAGCTGTGTTTCAAAAAGGGCGATATCATAACGCTTACCCAGCGTGAAGAGGGTGGTTGGTGGGAGGGAACGTTGGGCGACAAGACAGGCTGGTTTCCTAGCAATTACGTGAAGGAATATGTCG GACCGTTGCCCTTATCCGAAACAATACGACCCCCCGAGGAAATACAGGCCTTTCGATCGGTGGTGTTTCGTGATTTGTTAGAAAGCGAGAAGGCACATGTTGCCGAGTTGCGCGGCCTATCCGAAAACTTCCTGGAACCGCTGGAAGGCAGCCAAAT ACTTTCTTCCAACGAATATACGCAATTAATGTGCAACTTTCTCGAAGTGGTGGAAATGCACGAAGAGTTCTTACAGACTCTGGAGGATTGCAATGATCGTGTTGGCAAGGTGTTTCTGTCGAATGCCCCAACGATGAAGAAAATACACCAATTCTACTGTGCAGCGCATCCCCGTGCCATAGTGATAGTGGATAAGTTTCG TGATGAGCTGAATGTGTTCATGGAAAAACAGGGTGCAGCTAAGCCAGGTCTGCTTGTGCTTACTACCGGTCTTTCGAAGCCGTTTCGACGTCTTGATAAGTACGCCGCCATACTGCAGGAACTCGAACGCCACATGGAAAGCGGACATCCGGACAGAGGCGATACTCAACGCAGTATCGCCGTGTACAAGGATATAGCTTCCTCTTGCTCGGCTACTCGACGGCAGAAGGAACTGGAGCTGCAGATACTAACCGGACCAGTGCGCGGATGGCAGGGTGCTGAGCTAAGCACGCTCGGTGACATCATCCACATGGGCAGTGTGGCTGTTGGGCCAGAGCATAAGGACCGCTACCTGGTGCTATTTCCCCAGACGTTGCTGATACTGAGCGTCAGCCAGCGAATGAGCGCTTTCAAGTACGAAGGAAAGCTTCCCTTGACGGGCATCACGGTGAACCGTTTGGAAGATACGGATCAGCTAAAAAATGCGTTTGAAATCAGTGGCACACTGATCGATCGCATCGTAGCAGTGTGTCAAGGACCGAATGAGGCCAATCGCTGGGTGGAATTGCTGAGCCCCAAGTCCGGAGCAGCTGAGCAGGGCAACACAGGAGCCGTGGACATGAAGCGCAACGTTAGCAGCTCGGCCGTTAATATTCCACAACCTCCACCGCAT ATGTCACCGCCGTCAGCAACCGGAAACAGCCATCCATCGCGCAGCGGCACGTCCAGCATCGTGCAGCACATGTCGCAACACAAACGCAGCCAGTCGTTCAATCACCATCTGAGCTACAATCaagtacagcagcagcagcagcagcagcaacagcagctccaacaacagcaactaaAGCAACATCAACAGAATCCAAATCTGTCAGCTTCCCCGAACTCCCTGAACCTAAATCGTCTCGAGGCAAACCAAGCGGCTCTAAATCAAAAAGGTTTTTCGGAAAAAG CTAATTGGAACATCACTAACCTAAGACCGGCACCTCCATTGCGTCCAGCGTTTCTAAGCTCGGTTGCCGTCAGTGGCGCGGGCAGTGCTGGAGGTGGAACAGGCGGTGGACGGAGTGCAACGGCAAGCATTACCGGAAGCATTGGGGGAGCGGCGGCCAGCTGTGTCGGCGGTGGCAGCAGTGGAGGAGGCAGCACCATTTTAAACACCTCCGATAGCGTGCATCACAGCTTGAGTTTCAGCTCGAGCTCGAAGGTGTCACCGACCTACGAGGAGGATGCACTAGTTCTGCGCGTCATCGAAGCGTACTGTGCCGCCTACCAGAGCACTTCGCGCAACACTATGCATTCAG GTGTAGAGTACGACGAAATGACCCCCACCTTACGACAGCTATTCATCAGCGTGCGCCAGCTGCAGCAAGACATGGCGCAGGTTAAGCTGCAGATCGCCGAGGAGCGTAGCCAGCGGGGTCACCTGCAGCAAGTGCTCATGGGTCATCTGGAAACGTACGGGGCGGCCAACACGACCTGCTGa
- the LOC1278078 gene encoding uncharacterized protein LOC1278078 isoform X4 — MDSSIITVQAQYSFKGSNNDELCFKKGDIITLTQREEGGWWEGTLGDKTGWFPSNYVKEYVGPLPLSETIRPPEEIQAFRSVVFRDLLESEKAHVAELRGLSENFLEPLEGSQILSSNEYTQLMCNFLEVVEMHEEFLQTLEDCNDRVGKVFLSNAPTMKKIHQFYCAAHPRAIVIVDKFRDELNVFMEKQGAAKPGLLVLTTGLSKPFRRLDKYAAILQELERHMESGHPDRGDTQRSIAVYKDIASSCSATRRQKELELQILTGPVRGWQGAELSTLGDIIHMGSVAVGPEHKDRYLVLFPQTLLILSVSQRMSAFKYEGKLPLTGITVNRLEDTDQLKNAFEISGTLIDRIVAVCQGPNEANRWVELLSPKSGAAEQGNTGAVDMKRNVSSSAVNIPQPPPHCSKQLALDSRGYSTRVSVCAYDDNGGRGCGMYGADFEATLPPSNYPPTAPYAELTSYFRRLFRAGELSRYVVQALLYPQVTHKYDRRLVVMRRRRHKTTVRMQRRDKEAAARAVPSEHGKNDANSTEQQTSKDGDAESSVRKECHSRERSYNSSDSESSSCASSSCSRSRSNLERQNAVDYVEEDDDAYETITFFAGKSKPNPDSSCEGSTVYESYDDPHSTEGGSFTYKVGAQKTSSCSTDEADSASEDGDYDNDDNRSSQMIGSAAIPFLRLNDRESLNSGGAHGSARSNAGRSSGIHTSTARLMLGELKLQCSEQSQVSSFEHRDAHGRMACENLLNLDESMQIKHSLQQKTITEERHSMPTYFVGNRFNNSSVTEIYIPSWKEDCQVADAQGTTAGTSNGAGNTDRNSVHSSSLDIPAIVPAPDPVTAELLYNFPTSTASGHDGADDRQILDNIVLGCLSREQSPFQKTRTIRRIRAERRRRG; from the exons ATGGACTCCTCGATAATTACTGTACAGGCACAGTATTCGTTCAAGGGTTCCAACAACGATGAGCTGTGTTTCAAAAAGGGCGATATCATAACGCTTACCCAGCGTGAAGAGGGTGGTTGGTGGGAGGGAACGTTGGGCGACAAGACAGGCTGGTTTCCTAGCAATTACGTGAAGGAATATGTCG GACCGTTGCCCTTATCCGAAACAATACGACCCCCCGAGGAAATACAGGCCTTTCGATCGGTGGTGTTTCGTGATTTGTTAGAAAGCGAGAAGGCACATGTTGCCGAGTTGCGCGGCCTATCCGAAAACTTCCTGGAACCGCTGGAAGGCAGCCAAAT ACTTTCTTCCAACGAATATACGCAATTAATGTGCAACTTTCTCGAAGTGGTGGAAATGCACGAAGAGTTCTTACAGACTCTGGAGGATTGCAATGATCGTGTTGGCAAGGTGTTTCTGTCGAATGCCCCAACGATGAAGAAAATACACCAATTCTACTGTGCAGCGCATCCCCGTGCCATAGTGATAGTGGATAAGTTTCG TGATGAGCTGAATGTGTTCATGGAAAAACAGGGTGCAGCTAAGCCAGGTCTGCTTGTGCTTACTACCGGTCTTTCGAAGCCGTTTCGACGTCTTGATAAGTACGCCGCCATACTGCAGGAACTCGAACGCCACATGGAAAGCGGACATCCGGACAGAGGCGATACTCAACGCAGTATCGCCGTGTACAAGGATATAGCTTCCTCTTGCTCGGCTACTCGACGGCAGAAGGAACTGGAGCTGCAGATACTAACCGGACCAGTGCGCGGATGGCAGGGTGCTGAGCTAAGCACGCTCGGTGACATCATCCACATGGGCAGTGTGGCTGTTGGGCCAGAGCATAAGGACCGCTACCTGGTGCTATTTCCCCAGACGTTGCTGATACTGAGCGTCAGCCAGCGAATGAGCGCTTTCAAGTACGAAGGAAAGCTTCCCTTGACGGGCATCACGGTGAACCGTTTGGAAGATACGGATCAGCTAAAAAATGCGTTTGAAATCAGTGGCACACTGATCGATCGCATCGTAGCAGTGTGTCAAGGACCGAATGAGGCCAATCGCTGGGTGGAATTGCTGAGCCCCAAGTCCGGAGCAGCTGAGCAGGGCAACACAGGAGCCGTGGACATGAAGCGCAACGTTAGCAGCTCGGCCGTTAATATTCCACAACCTCCACCGCAT TGCAGCAAACAACTAGCACTCGATTCTCGTGGCTACAGTACTCGTGTATCCGTGTGTGCATATGACGACAATGGTGGTCGGGGGTGCGGAATGTACGGTGCTGACTTTGAAGCAACACTTCCGCCTTCGAATTACCCACCTACGGCACCTTATGCCGAGTTGACCAGCTATTTTCGTCGCCTTTTCCGAGCGGGTGAACTGTCCCGGTATGTCGTGCAAGCTTTACTATATCCCCAAGTAACTCACAAATATGACAGACGCTTGGTAGTGATGAGACGGCGGCGACATAAAACTACTGTGCGGATGCAACGACGCGACAAGGAAGCGGCAGCACGGGCAGTGCCCTCAGAACATGGCAAAAATGATGCAAACTCGACCGAGCAGCAGACCAGTAAGGATGGTGACGCAGAAAGCAGTGTAAGAAAAGAGTGTCATTCACGGGAGAGAAGCTACAACTCCAGCGACTCTGAGTCGTCATCGTGCGCTTCATCCTCTTGCTCGAGAAGTCGATCAAACCTCGAACGCCAGAATGCAGTGGATTATGTGGAGGAAGACGACGATGCATACGAAACGATAACATTTTTTGCTGGTAAAAGTAAGCCCAATCCCGACAGTAGTTGCGAGGGCAGCACAGTGTATGAAAGTTACGACGATCCACATTCTACCGAGGGTGGTTCTTTTACGTATAAAGTTGGTGCCCAAAAAACCTCCTCTTGTTCCACAGACGAAGCGGACAGTGCATCAGAAGATGGCGACTACGATAACGATGATAATCGTAGCTCACAAATGATTGGTTCGGCAGCGATTCCGTTTCTACGCCTTAACGATCGTGAATCGCTCAACAGTGGCGGGGCGCATGGCAGTGCTCGATCAAACGCTGGACGGTCGTCGGGAATCCATACGTCTACGGCACGCCTGATGCTAGGCGAATTAAAGCTGCAGTGCTCGGAACAGTCCCAAGTGTCCAGCTTCGAGCATAGGGATGCCCACGGACGAATGGCTTGCGAAAATCTGCTTAATCTAGACGAGTCCATGCAGATAAAACACTCCCTGCAGCAAAAAACGATCACCGAGGAGCGCCACAGCATGCCGACGTACTTCGTGGGCAACCGTTTCAACAACTCGTCGGTAACAGAAATATACATTCCTTCGTGGAAAGAAGACTGCCAGGTCGCGGATGCACAGGGAACTACGGCAGGGACCTCAAACGGGGCGGGCAATACCGATCGCAACAGTGTACATTCCAGTTCGCTAGACATACCCGCCATCGTGCCCGCGCCCGATCCGGTGACGGCGGAGTTGCTGTACAACTTTCCAACGAGCACAGCATCTGGACACGACGGTGCCGATGATCGTCAGATTCTCGACAACATTGTGCTTGGATGTTTATCTCGCGAGCAGTCACCATTCC AAAAGACAAGGACGATTCGCAGGATACGAGCAGAACGCCGGAGACGAGGCTAG